The Benincasa hispida cultivar B227 chromosome 9, ASM972705v1, whole genome shotgun sequence genome has a segment encoding these proteins:
- the LOC120085277 gene encoding uncharacterized protein LOC120085277, with amino-acid sequence MKFLFQCPCCSCFCFMKPKQGKPKAQDNQPKKEAKKEDQPQAPPKEEKKE; translated from the coding sequence ATGAAGTTCTTGTTCCAATGCCCTTGTTGTTCTTGTTTCTGCTTCATGAAGCCTAAACAAGGCAAGCCAAAAGCTCAAGATAATCAACCCAAAAAAGAAGCCAAAAAAGAAGATCAACCACAAGCTCCACCaaaggaagagaagaaagaatAA